In Magnolia sinica isolate HGM2019 chromosome 12, MsV1, whole genome shotgun sequence, a single genomic region encodes these proteins:
- the LOC131220239 gene encoding alpha-terpineol synthase, chloroplastic-like → MALSILFPFPTSSLVRLPLKDLSHGNVARQSRCLAAIQTLEWPTQRRSANYQPTIWSNEFVQSLRSDYMGDIYTTRIKKLHDAARHLILEASGPLDQLNLIDNIQRLGLGHLFNMEIEEVLSTISTDNNDMGMADDVHGTALRFRLLRQHGYEVSQYVFSRFMDEMGHFKEGLRMDTKGTLSLYEASHLALKGEATLDEVKASTSRYLKGLTQAINPNLGRLVQHALELPLHRRMPRLEAS, encoded by the exons ATGGCTCTAAGTATCCTTTTCCCATTTCCCACTTCTTCCCTTGTACGGTTGCCATTGAAAGATTTGAGCCATGGGAACGTGGCCAGGCAGTCAAGATGTCTTGCAGCCATTCAAACTTTGGAGTGGCCCACTCAGAGGCGATCCgccaattaccaaccaaccatctGGAGTAACGAATTCGTTCAATCATTAAGGAGTGATTACATG GGTGACATATACACTACACGAATCAAGAAATTACATGATGCTGCCAGGCATTTGATTCTAGAAGCATCTGGGCCCTTGGATCAACTCAACCTGATCGACAACATCCAACGTCTGGGGTTGGGGCATCTCTTTAACATGGAGATCGAAGAAGTACTGAGCACCATATCCACTGATAACAATGACATGGGTATGGCAGACGATGTTCATGGCACAGCTCTTCGATTTAGGCTTCTCAGACAACATGGTTATGAGGTCTCACAAT ATGTGTTCAGTAGGTTCATGGATGAGATGGGCCATTTCAAGGAGGGCCTTCGCATGGATACAAAGGGAACGTTGAGCTTGTATGAAGCTTCACATCTAGCTTTAAAAGGAGAAGCTACCTTGGATGAGGTTAAAGCTTCCACAAGTAGATATCTCAAGGGTCTCACGCAGGCCATAAACCCAAACCTTGGAAGGCTAGTACAGCATGCATTGGAGCTTCCTTTGCACCGGAGGATGCCAAGGTTAGAGGCTag TTAA